Below is a window of Callospermophilus lateralis isolate mCalLat2 chromosome 9, mCalLat2.hap1, whole genome shotgun sequence DNA.
GGGAGCGGCCCATGTACTGAACTAATTCTGAACTTCACGTGGGCAGCAGCCACCACCAGGGGCTttccccaccaccacctccacccaCGGCTCTAGGGAAAGTTGCAAAATCCACAACaatcaatttattttttccttcctacCCTCTTCTTGCtcgccctccctccttccttccttgtttCTTTCTTCCTGTTTTCTACTTTGCTAATTGTCAGCCTTCTGTGTCCATGAGTTCCACACATACAGATTTAATCAACCACAGGTTGAAGATATTCAGGGAAAAAAATTGCATCCTTACTGTACATGTCCAGATTCTTTCTTATTGCTATTCTCTAAGCAGCACAACTATTACAGAGCGTTTGCACTGTATTAGGtactataagtaatctagagaggaATTAAAGTATATGGGATGTTGTGCATAGGTTTTATGCAAATACTATTTTTATGCAAATACTACCTGTAGTATATAAAGGACTTGAGCATCCTTGGATTTTTAACCCCCTGCGGATACCAAGGGATGACTATATTTCCTTTACTTGTGATTTCTTGGTTCAACATATTCTGGGGGAGATATTTGAGAGCTAATTTCTCACATATCTAAGTTGATGCTTTTTCCCTCATTTCCCCATTTGCTATGGAGTGAAGTAACTTGAATTAGTAATGCAGCACTCTCCATACTTCGCTTCAAGAATTCAAACTCTCTCATGGTGCTCTTATTCCATGGAAAACGCATCTCAGTGGGCACAGGAAATCTCCCAAATTAGAACTGATCTAATAGAAAGAGTTCCATGATCAAAATTGTAGAAACTGCTAGAAAAATTAATATATCCATGAAaggtaactattattaaaagtatTTCTTGCTGCATGATTGTCCTCTTCTGCCATAATTCATTGGGTGTGGACTCTACTTTCTCTTCATTTCTCTTCTTTGGAGATTACAATCAACATTTGGTTTAAAGCATAGTTTTATAATGTTTGCTTTTAAAACTGCCAGGTGTTTGAGGGGTTCTTTCTGGATAGTGTTACTAGCCTTTTTATAGCAgattaatctttatttttctccCTGACTAACTGATCAGTAAATTTGTTCACAAAAGTAGAAACAATGCCCATCTGTAATAAACATCCCTGAGAGCAGTGGGAATCACCAAAGCAGTGAACCTTCATGAAGATTATTCTGAGGGTTGCTGATCTTTTACCTCTTTATTAGTTGCTATAGTGATGATCTTAGCTCTGCTTAATAGCACTTTACTCAAGTGAAGACAATCGATAAGCTTTTCCAGGCTAatgtttatattggtattttctaattacacatatcaaaataaaattgaCCTATTTAAATGTGTACAATAGTGAAATTTCATTCTTAAAAACATGTCCCaatagatgtttttaaaataaagctaatggctggggttgtagctcagtggcagagcacttgcctagcatgtttgaggcactgggttcgatccttagcaccacataaaaataaacagcaaACTTTAGAAGTTGCAAGAACCATGGTTAATGATTTGCAAAGCTGTGAGAGAACACTTTCAGCACCTACCAAAAAACTCTCAAGGCCAACTCTCCTCCTATGCATCTGTCCAACTTCTAATGCTTCCAGAGGAACACTGAAACCCCAGGAGGAGAGGTGGCAATCAAGTTCACTGAGTAGAAGAGCCTGGATTATGTTTCTAAAGTTCACCTCACAGTTTTAAATCTTTGACTTACTGATAATATATACACTAACAATTTTTAGCATCATGATGAAAAGTCTATGAACATGTTTTTGAGGAATTTAAAACTTTTCCCCCTagaattatatattttcatatttatgggtttttttttggggggggggtgagtactggggattgaactcaggggcacttggctactgatccacatccccagccctattttaaattttatttagagatagggcctcactgagttgcttagtttcttgaggttgctgaggctggctttgaactcatgatcctcctgcctcagcctcccaagcccctgggactacaagcatgtgccactgtgcctggccatatttatgtattttttggaCACATTGTAAGTAAACTCCAAGTACTTAATGCAATAAGCTGTATAGCCTTGTCAATGAAAAAAAAGGAAGTCTGAGAAACTGTGTAATCCTCAAGGCCCATGACCACAGTCATTTGTTTGGATTCTAAGGTACGGGGGTTATGCTGCTACTTTCCAGATATGGTCATGAGATTCACCCTCTCTGGCCTGTAGAGAGTCAACTGAGGGTGGGGAGCAGTTCAGAGGGAGAAGGAGGCAGCCCACAATCTAGACATGCTTTTCTCTCCCAGAGACTGCATTCTCCTCCTGATGTTTGAGAACTTAAATATCCTCAATTTGATCCCATGTTCTATTGAATACATCTCATggttcattaaaaacaaaaaccaatacctCTCATGGTAGTATGTGGGGTTAGAAAAACTAATGCTGAGTCTGTCTTTAGTGaataaaaaggaaatgaaagTGAGCCAGTTTCAAGTGTCAAAATAACTTTTGAAAAACACTGGAAATATCTGACATCATAGATTTTTTTCATGGATCTTTTTCTAAATTGAAAAAAGATTTCAGTACGAGATGAAGTTTAAGTAGAAAATTGGCTATATGTGTTTTAAAATTAGCGTTGTAAATTTAAGTATATCCTTATGTTATTTGGTTTCAATGATCacattcatttttcaaaaatatttttagttgtatatggacatagtaactttatgtatttattcttatgtggttctgaggatcaaactgggtacttcacacatgctaagcaagtgttctaccactgagctacaaccccagccctcacattCATTTTTCTAAAACAAAGTTTCATCCCTTCCTTATAAGGAACCATTCTGTCCTTTAAGAAATATTTCCTGATCATCTACTATGTGTCAAGTCCTGTTGTAAACATTGGGCATGTGGTGGAACAATGCAGGCAAACTTCTTCCTTTCACAAAGCTTATATTGTTTACAGAAAAATCAgataataaataaacaagtatGCAGCTCGCCAGGTGGTGACCTGAGCCACAAAGTAAAGTAGGTCTAGAGAGTGAGTGGAGGAATAGGAAGAAGATGCTATTTCAGGAAGGATTCTCACCCAAGACACCAGTGCCTACCTTACTGGTTTTCTGTTGTTCATTCAAATAGTAACTACTCAGGATGAAAGTTGGATCATATCTGTTATTGCTCAAAACCCTGCAATAGCTTCTGCTTAAAATAGAATTCACAGCCCTTCTTTTAGCATATAAGGCCCCACATGAAGTTTCCCTGTCTTACCTCCCtgatccctttctttctttctctcatttaCTGTACTCTAGGCACATATTATTCCTGAAcacagcacaaaggctctccatctCAGGCCCATTACTCTCCCTTCTGGGTCTCTGCAACCCCTTTGGTTGCTGCTACATTGTTTCGTTCACCTCCCCCAGAGAAGCCTTCTATGCCTACTCAGTCTAAAATGGCATCTTGACATCTCTGTCTCTTCCCTTTTTATTCATCTTCATTGCACTTATCCCTTCTTACCTTTGTGTTACATCTCTCTATGCTTAGTTGTGTGTGTGAGGAGAACATATGCACAGGAGAGCAGAGATTTGGCTCTTTACTCACCATTGTATCTGCAGCACCTGGAATAGTGGCAACACATTTGCAAGAGCTGGCTTATGATTTGTGGCATGCCTGAATAAATGAATGTGCTGTAAGAATGGGCTGCTGAATAATAGGGAGGGAATGATAAACATAAAGGTGTCAAATGCTTTGAAGTTTTAAACTTAAATGCTAATGGTTTTCCCTGGTCCCAATTCTGCCTCCTGTCTGTACTGACAACTATTCCCTGCAGCAGTCTAATCTTAACTCCCTTTCCAGGTCTTTGCTTGTATCAAAAAATCTTTGATAACAAACATAAGTGCATACTGTGTAGCTGAATAGCCTATGTATGAAATTTTGGTGTTTGCCTTTCcagtttctaaaatatttaaaatgggtTGCCTCATTgttgtattctctctctctttattattattattttttttaactgcagCATCACCAACTGCCCCAAGACTTGGACCCATGGAGCTGACCATTGTCATTACTATACCCATTTGCCTCTTGTCCATAGCTGCCATGCTGACAGTATGGGCATGCCAAGGGCGACAGTGCACGTACAGAAAGACAAAGAGACAGAACGTGGAGGAGCCACTCTCTGAGTGCAATCTGGTAAATGCTGGAAAAACCCTTAAAGATCTGATTTATGATGTGACTGCTTCTGGATCTGGCTCTGGTATGTGTCCATTGTCCATATTTTATAAGAAAACTCTTATTTAGAAATAGaagatttttaaacaaaaaaaaaaatgcccaaatttgaattccatcatcTAAAATGCTTGATGAGGTACATGATGAGCTCTGGTATAAAAGAGCTTTTGGCATtagatgaagaaaaaaatctgtccTGGCCCCAAAGCCTTCCCAATTGCCTTTTGTGCTTTATGTGTTCAGATTCTCATTTTCATGTTCTTTCAGAATTCATTTCTAAAGCAAGAAATCAATTTCTCTCCTCTCTTTCCTACCCTCTTCCCATATGGTGAATAATAATCACTATTGCTTTCCTGGTACTGTCTTATGGACACAGGAGAGTTACGGTTATTATATTTAAGGCAAAGGAGTCCTGGGAAAAAGAAGTTAGTTATGCACAGTAGTGTTCTTTGAGACTTCTGCTTATGGATATGAAGGTCTTCAGAATCTGTAGGTACCCCTGGAACGTGTGTGTGAAGTTAACAGGGAGCTCACCTGGAGTTAAATCAGCAGTATGTTCTGAAAGCATAGTAATGGGAGATTAAAGGGAGCGGCACAGGATTCCTGAGCTGTCTTTTGATGCTTCAGGTTATATGACAACTCTTTTCCTCTTAAATGGACTCCAGAACCCCTGGTGAAACAATTTAAAATGCTAGATGGTCTTATGGTCTAAATGAGTCTTTCTCATTGCACAAAGCATTTGGGGGTGATATAGCAGATTTTCCCCATAGTAACAAACTCCCTAAAATCATAGGGCTTTTCCTCCTTTCACATTTAATTTAAGAAATCCTGCCAGTATTCATTTTACAGAAATATGAGCAAGGGTGAACCAGAAGAGCCAGATGACCAGAAGCCTCTACATCCCTTCTAACTTTGGGAGGATCATTAAGATTACTACCCCAGCAGATTTTGAGGAACTCACTGCCAATGGCCTTTTGGAGCATCTAGGCAGGCACAATTAATGGAAGCAGGTGACAACATCCATGTGAGCATCCATATTTAGCACAGAGGTGCCTTGGTTTTATCAGAAAAGAAAAGCATGATTATGGCATCCAGAGAGCAAGGATATTTTTActgattctgggaataagattacctGCCTACACCTGACCAAGGTCTAAATGTTTACATTATCACTGTACAAATTAAGTAGCATGTTTTCAAGGGAggaaattttgaaagaaaatctTGAAAATGGAAAGTTTATTAAGCTGGAATCCAAATGAAATTATTGGATAGAAAGGCTGACATTCTTTCTTTAAAAGGAACACTCGTTAGGATTCTATATTCTTTCCTTCTGTCAATATTACATTTATTTTGAGGCCCACTATGTTCAGTTTTATGAAACTGGCAATGTTTTAAGCAGAGCAGTCTGATTTGTGCCCAATGTCTCAAAACTTTAGCAATTTCTTAGCAAAATACAAATGATAAGATAATCATCTATTTAATCTCCACTCAAACATTTCAGTTGATCTGAAGATTTTGGGTAGAAATTTCGTTTTGGAGCTACTGTTTAACCATGACTGAAgtattttctttcaaataaaaataatataattaggggctggggatgtggctcaagaggtagcgcgctcgcctggcatgcttgcggcccgggttcgatcctcagcaccacatacaaacaaagatgttgtgtccgctgataactaaaaaataaataataaaaaaattctctctctctctctctctctttaaaaaaataataatataattaaaaattgGAGATTGGATATCTAGTTTAAGAAAGTAGTCATGAGCCAgggcataaaatttttaaaaaaattcttttttttttttttttgtggtgtctTTAAATCTAGATCTCTATTTATTGACTTCCGGACTTTCTCCTTTTAGATTCTTGTAAGATAACTTGTGCAAATAAAGGAAGTGAATATACCCAAGCACAGatgatttctttaaaagccaattgaagaagttttaggcattttttttttttttaaatttttaaccaAAGCCAGTTGCATATGTTTAGCAGTGACCACTGGCTAAAAGTAGCTGATAGTGTCTCTGCCTTTGATAATCAGAGACTGGGTCTACCCACTGCAAAACTTCTGCCATTAGAGGCCCCTGCTTCATAGGGAGATTGGCAGTTCTGCTTCATCTCTGCTTTTCTTAATTGATCAGTGATTTTAAATGTGAGGCAGCTTTGTCACCTGTTAAGAAACAAAAATTGTGCAGCTTGTCTCTGACCTGATAGAcaaattttgaagaggtatataatatctgcaagacagaaaaatatgatgatgttttattgaatCATCTTTGAGAGTAGATTGTGTCTCAGGTGGATTCTAAGAAACTAGGTAGGTTGCTTCTTCTCTTTTGGTGTAACAATTCTGAAGGATAGTGACATAGGCAGGCATCAGCTTCTATAGTCCCTCCTAAGAAGATTAAAATGAATTTACAGTGAGAATCTAGGTTCTTCAAGGTGCGTAATACAAGAACCGCTCAGATACATTTTAGTAGCTGCTTTGAAAGATAGGGAGTCAACTTTAGTTTTTACTATCTCAAACTAATTGCCCTGCTGAACACCTTATATGATGTTGTCTTTGTCTCTGGTCTGCACCACGAATCATGTGTTTTATCAATCCTAATATAAAAGCACTGGCTTATCAAATTCCCATTCCATTTGTTAGTGGTGATTCTGTGTGTGACAGTGAGGGGAAGCAGATATTGAGGTTGGGATTCCTCTCATAATTGTTACTTTCACTTTTAGTGGGTGTTCAAATAGTAAAATTGACTGCAACCTACAAAACCAGCCCTTAGCATTTGCtgctagatgtctttccaaggggaAGGACTGCAGCCAGCCGTGTCCACTGGGATGACAAGACAGCAGCATGGGTGGAGACCAGTGTTTAGTTCCAGGTCTGCCCCCTCAGCAGCTGAGTCCTGGGCAGCTGTGTGATTGCGGTTGGGCCCTTGTTTTCTCATCTCCAAATAATAAGTTTGAACCAGATAATTTCAAAACAACTTTCTGACTTTGGGGCTTTGTGACTAATTGTTGAGACTCATGACAGTGAATTTCTTGTTTGTGCCTAGTTATCCACAGTGGGTGGTTCTCATGAAGATGAGAACATCTGAATACAGAGAGGTTAATTTTTGGAGCAGGGGCTGAAGCCCCCAGGAGCTGCAGGGTTGTTGCACCCCAGAGATCCAAGGAAAAGTGATAATGACTAAACTGACTCTCCAGACTGCATTCATCTTCTAGCCTTTTAAACTATTTCCCCTATGATTATAAAAGTAATAAATATCCATTgtagaaattattaaaatgtaaaaaataagaaagaataatgTCACAATTCAATCTGATTCCACCAAATATAAACAACAATCTTAGCATCTAGCATATTTCCTTTTCAGTCTTCCTTCCgtgcatattttttaaaagctagaTACATGCATTTATATGGATACAATttaatatgttgttttcatttaaCAGTGTAGCAAAAGTAGCTTCCCATATCATTAGGAATACCTCTTAATAAGCAGCATCTGCATTATGGGTTCTAAGAAATCCATGCTAAGATGAATATAATAATGGCTAACCATTATTGAGCATGTAATATGCCAAATACTGTTCTAAGTGCTTAACATTCTTAAAAATTCTTATATTAGCCCCATCAAATAGATAACATTGTTATGTGCCATTTTTTAGAGAAAGAAGCTGAAGTTCACAGAGGCTCAATAACTTGCCCATCCCATGGTAGCCAGGTATTGCAGTTAAAGTTTGTATCCAGGTCTTTCTGATCTGTGCTTATACTGCCTGCATTATATTTCACAATTTTTTTCTATAACCTGATACATTTCCttattgtttcctagaaataataatgatgtaTTCAACATTTTTACATACATTTTAATGCACGTTGAATTAAACTCTAGGATAAAATTGTAGAGGTGGAGTTATTAGTTCAAAGAATATAACTATGATACACACAGTCAGAACATATtttcttgaacattttttattccatagaaaatatattttttagtgtaACATCATTGTCTCACTTGACTATCTCAATTTATTTACTAATTTTAGTTTGgtttgaaaaaaatcataaagaatTATTTTGTTTGCCCAGTTGTGCCAGGaatcatgtattttattttagatgtaacaaaatattttttttcctttgggtaaTAAGTAACCTGACTGGCTTTGATGGACAATTCAGGGAAATTTGTAGCAATTCTTGGAAACCATATTATTTGCAGCATCAAGCTATGTTCAAAACTATATTTGTAAATGGAAGAGAGATTCATATGTATAATTTAGAGTACTTTTTTGAGCTTGCTTTGACAAGTTTGATATAATGGTgcttatttcttcaaaatttgtaAAATTATTAAAGTGCTTTAATAATTTGTAAAATTATTAAAGTGGCCACCAGGCAGTTCTTTTCTGATATTTGTTTTTAATGATGGGTTCcacctttttttttggttaggTTTGCCTCTTTTGGTTCAAAGAACAATTGCAAGGACCATTGTACTTCAGGAAATAGTAGGAAAAGGAAGATTTGGAGAGGTGTGGCATGGAAGATGGTGTGGAGAAGATGTGGCTGTGAAAATATTCTCCTCCAGAGATGAAAGATCTTGGTTTCGTGAGGCAGAAATTTATCAGACAGTTATGCTACGGCACGAAAATATCCTTGGTTTTATTGCTGCGGACAACAAAGGTATTTTCAATCTAATTGGGTTTAGCAAGTAAAAATATTAAATCTATTATCAGGTGGGAATAAATAATCTTCCTGTTTAAATGATATATAAGTGAAAGTCTGGTTTATTTATTGAGGAAAAtaaatctttctctttttttataaataaatgtatataaccACACAATATAGTAGGACAAGGGAGTGATATGCAATCATGTTGCTGCAATAGCCAGGTCAGTGTTGCAAATATTTGATGTCTGGTGTTGGGGAGGAGCTAACCATCCAAAGCAGAAACCTCAACTGGAGCCCAGTCCTGGGGATCCCTGCCTTGCTAAGTTTCATTTCTTTTGTGTTTGCCACcttaaggaggcatctcagaaggtGGGAGCATTTAGGTATATAGAGCAAAGGAATATCTTTGGGAGTTATGAATAACAGTTATTTATCAATCAGGATGGAAATATTTCAATAACAGATCTAGACATACCAATGAATGCTAGCTGAATATTTACCTTTGCTAGGACTGTATTCTTCTGTATAACAGACTTTGTCTTCAGGACTCAAATTTTCAGTGAACAGTACCTGTAGGTTTGTGTTAGAATGGTGGCAAGCAAGACAAGTTTAGTGAAATCTGCTAGTATTATATTGAACATGATTTATATCTTGAAGTTTAACATTTACAAatgacagttttattttttgaattcacCTGAACAAAATATAGCATCAGTTTTCTAATATTTAAAAACAGTACTTTAAAATATTGCATATATGTGTGATTAATCACTGGCAGGGTGTAAAGTTTATGGATTACCTAGTCTGTCTTTCTTCTTTCTGCAAAGCTCTGACTCATTTAACTATTCAACAAGGGAAAATGGGAAACAAAACTGAGCAAAACTTGATTCAGTTCATGTTTAAGTTATAACTCTAATGAGTAGTACTCATGAAGGATTTTGACTCACAGTTATAATCACATAAAAAAGGGGTTAAAACAAATTATCTCTGGATGTCAGGCATCCACTATTGCCTGTGAACATTGAAAACCTATGATTATTTTGACTTAATATAAACCTGATcatgaaagtattttttaaattacatatcAAAAGAGAGGCTTagcatttattgtttattttgactaAAATTAGTTTGCAGATGACTTGTCACTTCTGATTTGCTAGGGAGAGACAGAAAAGCCaagatgagattaaaaaaaaagttcttttcaAATTCTTAACTACATATACTTTGAAATTATATCCAGGTTTTTGAAAATGAAACATTTCTTGTTCATCTATTAAGAACACTTTTCTCTCATTTGAGTTGAACTGTTGGTTAGATGAATTAGAGTGGTATCCGTTCAGTAGTGACTGTAGTTATATGgttcattttgaattttaatcATGATGTTTACTGGATTATGAAACAATATGCACAAGAGAGATCATCCTTATTTTCTCGTTTATCTGGTCTGTCATACCTTTCTTGTTAATCACTTTGTACCCAATACCAGATGGTCTCTAATATCACTTTGATCTTTATAAATTCCTTTAGCTTTGCTACATTTTACAGTTTCATTCACTTTTTAGTCAAGTGTCTGGCAAAGTCATTGAGGTAAGAAGGAGAGTGTGAGTAAGGGTGATTTTGTATGTGGCCAGTTCATTAGTGAGCTTTATCATGTAACATTGAATTTTTGTGTTCTTAGGAAATTTATTACTATCTGGGCTTGAAAATGAAATATTTGTGGGGAAAAAAGCAGCTTCTGTATGTAAAGCACCAAGCAAGAGAGGTTCTTAGCAAGTGTTCATTATAGATTCCTGAGTGTCAGAACTGGTCAGGATTGCCTAGGTTATTACAGACACTATTTAAAAAGTAAAGCTAATTCAAGGAACTCTAATACTTAAGGAAACGTTAGGTTAGTTTCTCATATGCTATAAGTCTTTTTAAAATAAGCTTTTGCTTAAATGAagtcaattattttaaaatgccttgaaattgcaTTTACATAGGCTTTTGGGGAAAGCCATCATCTTCATATTTTGAAAGGTAAATAACATGGACAGTCTTAAAATGTTAGAGCTTTTATGATAGCAGTAATACTTTGTGTAAATTTGTTGTAATTCTGATCTTTATTGCTAcaatatttcttaaaagctttgaGTAATTTATAAACACAACACAGAGCCTAAATGTTCCTCTCAATGGTCTCTGCTGTGATGTGGTTATTGTTGCCTGCAGGTTTTGATCAGAGGCAATAAGAAAGGAGTTGTTCAGTTGTTAGATTCACCGTGTCACAACTTCCTGTTTCTATGGTGGGTCTGATATCAGCATCTTCAGTAATTTATTGAGAAACTTTAGTAACTTGGACTACGAGCAGCCCAACTGAAAGGAATTAGCTTGCTCTGTTAACAATTTTAAATACTGACATTTGGTAGAGGCTTTTATCTTCTTTCTTGATATATATTTACAGCAAAAAAATTATGTCTTCTTGTTAGATAATGGAACATGGACTCAACTTTGGCTTGTATCTGAGTATCATGAACAAGGCTCCTTATATGACTATTTGAATAGAAACATAGTAACAGTGGCTGGAATGATCAAGCTGGCCCTTTCAATAGCTAGTGGTCTGGCCCACCTTCATATGGAGATTGTTGGTACACAAGGTATGTATTtcctttcaaatttttttttctccttgaatATGAGGATAGACAGCtaagttgtatgttgtattttagTATTTAGTTTAGAAAGTCATTCATCTAAACAGGCAATGTTCTCAAATTTGGACTCATGATTTCTTCATGCTCTTAAAATTATTGAAAACCcccaatttttttatatttaagttataTGTATTAATATcatcataataaaaattaaaaatgagaaatttaaacatttatttgcTCAAAGTAGCAGTTATTAATCAATTAAATGTTGAcataaataacagtttttaaatgTCACATCGTTTTTTCTAATGCAAAAAACTAGTGAAAATAATGGTTTTACGTATTTGCAAATCTTCTCAATGTCTAGATTTTTATAGCTGTTCTTTGTTAAAGTCTGTCCTTGTGTGTTATTTTGTCAGAGTAAAGAGAAGGTAGCATCACACAAGATATGTAGTTAGGAAAGAGTCTCAAGTACCTCCAGGGATCGTTGGGTTACCTTTGGGGACAGTTGGTATAGAATAaagcttaaatttgttttttaagaaaatattttccatgttCTTATGTTCACACAGTAATAGTAATTCTTTcccaattttttcaaaaaatattagtGCCTACAATGTCACTTAGTGTTCTAAGTAATGAAGCCTGGTGATGAACAGGACAAAGCCACTGCCCTCATTCAGCTCACAGTTCAGGTGAGAACTGTCTGAGAGAGACAGACGCTAAGCATACACATAAACAGACAGGATAATTCAGGTACTAAGATCTAGGAAGAAAGCAAAATGGGTGTTCTGATGAACAAGAACTTGGAGTGCAGAATTGGTGGTCAAGGAAGACCTATCTGAGGAGGCAATATTTgagataagtcttcaaaataa
It encodes the following:
- the Acvr1c gene encoding activin receptor type-1C isoform X2 — its product is MLTVWACQGRQCTYRKTKRQNVEEPLSECNLVNAGKTLKDLIYDVTASGSGSGLPLLVQRTIARTIVLQEIVGKGRFGEVWHGRWCGEDVAVKIFSSRDERSWFREAEIYQTVMLRHENILGFIAADNKDNGTWTQLWLVSEYHEQGSLYDYLNRNIVTVAGMIKLALSIASGLAHLHMEIVGTQGKPAIAHRDIKSKNILVKKSETCAIADLGLAVKHDSILNTLDIPQNPKVGTKRYMAPEMLDDTMNVSIFESFKRADIYSVGLVYWEIARRCSVGGIVEEYQLPYYDMVPSDPSIEEMRKVVCDQKFRPSIPNQWQSCEALRVMGRIMRECWYANGAARLTALRIKKTISQLCVKEDCKA